One window of Rhizobium tropici CIAT 899 genomic DNA carries:
- the tnpA gene encoding IS66-like element accessory protein TnpA — MVGDRVDAMLEVMDEGMHEARHEGKYRRIEVITGRRQRRNWTDEEKAQILAESAEPDVNISAVARRWGVNRGLLNVWRRDAGLTSQRSAKASLPSAVFVPVTVVGDGARHEGSPSNASEVLAGRIEIEIAGARMTVIGSVAPELAQAMVAVLRGRR; from the coding sequence ATGGTTGGAGATCGCGTTGATGCCATGCTTGAAGTCATGGATGAAGGCATGCATGAAGCCAGGCATGAGGGAAAGTATCGCCGGATCGAGGTGATCACCGGTCGGCGCCAGCGGCGGAATTGGACTGACGAGGAGAAGGCGCAGATCCTTGCGGAAAGCGCAGAACCTGACGTGAACATCTCGGCCGTTGCCCGGCGCTGGGGCGTCAATCGCGGCTTGCTGAATGTGTGGCGACGGGATGCCGGACTAACCTCTCAACGGTCGGCAAAGGCCAGTTTGCCGTCTGCCGTGTTCGTGCCGGTGACAGTGGTTGGGGATGGCGCACGACACGAAGGCTCGCCATCGAATGCCTCGGAGGTTCTTGCTGGCCGAATTGAGATCGAAATTGCGGGCGCACGCATGACGGTTATCGGCTCGGTGGCGCCCGAGTTGGCGCAGGCGATGGTGGCGGTGTTGCGAGGGCGCCGGTGA
- the ltrA gene encoding group II intron reverse transcriptase/maturase: MTSADTTDKPFRIDKRLVYEAYKAVKSNGGAAGVDGQTIEQFEADLKGNLYKIWNGMSSGSYFPPPVRAVPIPKKTGGQRILGVPTVSDRIAQMVVKRLIEPELDQIFRPDSYGYRPGKSALDAVGITRQRCWKYDWVLEFDIKGLNDNLAHDLLLKAVHKHVKGQGALLYIERWLTAPLEQDGQRIGRIAVPRKGVWSVRFFQICSCTTHLISNRTYPDLPWCRYADDGLVHCRTEQEAEAVKAALQARLAECQLEMHPTKTKIGYCKDPKRRGTYPNVSFDFLGYCFRPRVVRNPQNGRLFCRFTPGVAPSALNHMRATIRDLKLRQKTHVSLADIAREINPLLRGWIAYYGRFTPSALDALRRYVNQTLCVWVRRKFKRYARSTQAGKFLQRLAQSRTKLFVHWQLGITGKFV, from the coding sequence ATGACGTCGGCGGATACGACAGACAAGCCGTTTAGGATCGATAAGCGGCTGGTGTACGAAGCTTATAAAGCGGTCAAATCCAATGGTGGTGCGGCCGGAGTGGATGGGCAGACGATCGAGCAGTTCGAAGCCGACTTGAAGGGTAATCTCTACAAGATCTGGAACGGGATGAGTTCGGGAAGCTACTTTCCGCCACCGGTCCGTGCCGTCCCCATTCCCAAAAAGACTGGGGGCCAGCGGATTTTGGGTGTGCCCACCGTGAGCGATAGGATCGCGCAAATGGTGGTCAAACGGCTCATTGAACCGGAACTTGATCAGATCTTCCGGCCAGATTCCTACGGCTACCGACCGGGCAAATCTGCTCTGGACGCGGTAGGGATCACGCGTCAGCGGTGCTGGAAATATGATTGGGTTTTAGAGTTTGATATCAAGGGCCTAAATGACAACTTGGCGCACGATCTCTTGCTCAAGGCGGTCCACAAGCATGTCAAGGGTCAAGGGGCGTTGCTCTATATCGAAAGATGGCTGACGGCGCCCTTGGAACAGGATGGACAAAGGATAGGGCGGATCGCGGTACCCCGCAAGGGGGTGTGGTCAGTCCGATTCTTTCAAATCTGTTCCTGCACTACGCATTTGATCTCTAACCGGACATACCCCGACCTCCCATGGTGCCGGTATGCGGATGACGGTCTGGTGCACTGCCGGACCGAACAGGAAGCGGAGGCCGTCAAGGCTGCCCTTCAAGCAAGGCTGGCGGAATGCCAGCTGGAAATGCATCCCACCAAAACCAAGATCGGTTACTGCAAAGACCCCAAACGCAGGGGAACGTATCCGAACGTCAGCTTTGACTTTCTCGGATACTGTTTTCGACCGCGAGTGGTGAGAAATCCGCAAAATGGGCGACTGTTCTGCCGATTTACGCCGGGGGTTGCTCCCTCGGCGCTGAACCACATGCGGGCGACGATCCGGGACTTGAAACTCCGACAGAAAACGCATGTGTCGCTGGCCGACATTGCTCGCGAGATCAATCCGCTCCTCCGGGGGTGGATTGCGTATTACGGGCGGTTTACGCCATCGGCGCTGGATGCCTTGCGGCGTTACGTCAATCAGACGCTGTGCGTGTGGGTGAGAAGGAAGTTCAAGCGCTATGCCCGTTCGACCCAAGCAGGGAAATTTCTACAACGCCTTGCCCAAAGTCGAACGAAGCTTTTCGTGCATTGGCAGCTCGGAATAACCGGTAAGTTCGTCTGA
- a CDS encoding c-type cytochrome codes for MAKNSKGPLGSVVVSILTMALAVPVGAQVMLSDGENFSEQSGEALYANVCAACHMNHGEGAMGAGKYPALTQNQNLVVGDYPVYLVLHGHTGMPPIGHMMSDDQVAAVVNYVRTNFGNNYENEVTREDVADIR; via the coding sequence ATGGCGAAAAACTCCAAAGGGCCTCTAGGCTCCGTTGTTGTTTCAATCTTGACGATGGCGCTCGCTGTCCCCGTCGGAGCCCAAGTAATGTTGAGCGACGGTGAGAACTTCAGTGAACAAAGCGGGGAAGCGCTGTATGCGAACGTCTGTGCCGCTTGTCATATGAACCATGGGGAAGGTGCGATGGGGGCAGGCAAATATCCGGCCCTTACTCAAAATCAGAATCTAGTGGTCGGGGATTACCCAGTTTACTTGGTGCTCCACGGGCATACAGGCATGCCACCTATCGGTCATATGATGAGCGATGACCAAGTTGCTGCCGTCGTTAACTACGTGCGCACAAATTTCGGCAACAATTACGAAAATGAAGTGACACGCGAGGACGTGGCGGACATCCGATAA
- a CDS encoding flavin monoamine oxidase family protein, whose product MAQDKLVGLNRRNLLSLIGMTAGSMTMYHAMTTLGLAGESRYNGPIKLEGAPKDTSVLILGAGLAGMTAALELRQAGYNVKILEYNNRVGGRNWTIRGGDSVKELGGEIRNCEFDEGLYINPGPWRIPYHHHGLLAYCKRLGVVLEPFQQLNHNAFLHSTRGGGGKPQRVRYVMTDIRGHISELLCKVTRKGALEGSVTKEDQEMLLEALRSWGALDENYAYQNSTHVREFRGSVEAYRAGRNSVVPTSGKPLSLSEILGSGLWSDLAAFARYEFQTTMFQPRGGIDLIGKAFSKEVDDLVTYNAKVTKIEQDEKRVTAYYEDSENPGTIQRASGDWCVCTIPLTILSQIDINVSAEMLAAIKAVPYASSVKVGLQFKRRFWEEDDLIFGGVSYTNLPIRQISYPSSDFNTKGKGVLLGCYTWNGPNSYEFTSMAPEERVKRVVEYGARIHPQYKEEFENGVSWAWHRSPFTLGCAGDWTEDTRREHFNNLCKIDGRVVIAGEHASQVPAWMEGAILSSLDAITRLHKRIMAG is encoded by the coding sequence ATGGCACAAGATAAGCTAGTTGGCTTAAACCGGCGCAATCTTCTATCGCTAATCGGTATGACTGCAGGCAGTATGACGATGTACCACGCCATGACTACGCTCGGGCTGGCTGGTGAGTCTAGATACAACGGACCAATAAAGCTGGAAGGCGCTCCGAAGGACACTTCCGTCTTGATTCTTGGAGCAGGATTGGCGGGTATGACGGCAGCACTCGAACTGCGTCAGGCCGGTTACAACGTGAAAATACTGGAATACAACAATCGAGTAGGTGGCCGAAATTGGACGATACGCGGCGGCGATAGCGTGAAGGAACTGGGCGGCGAGATCCGGAATTGTGAATTTGATGAGGGGCTTTACATCAATCCTGGTCCGTGGCGAATTCCGTATCATCACCATGGCTTGCTCGCATACTGCAAGCGGCTGGGCGTGGTGCTAGAGCCCTTCCAACAACTCAACCACAACGCGTTCCTGCACTCCACAAGGGGGGGCGGCGGCAAGCCGCAGCGAGTGCGTTACGTTATGACCGATATTCGGGGACACATATCAGAGCTGCTGTGTAAGGTGACGCGCAAGGGCGCACTCGAAGGGAGTGTCACTAAGGAAGATCAGGAGATGCTACTTGAGGCCCTTCGCTCCTGGGGCGCGTTGGATGAGAATTATGCCTACCAGAATAGCACACACGTGAGAGAGTTTCGCGGTTCGGTCGAAGCCTATCGCGCGGGGAGAAATAGCGTCGTGCCAACGTCCGGAAAGCCGCTGAGCCTTTCCGAAATACTAGGTTCGGGCCTTTGGAGCGATCTAGCCGCTTTTGCGCGCTATGAATTCCAAACAACCATGTTCCAGCCACGTGGCGGCATCGACCTGATTGGCAAGGCTTTCAGCAAGGAAGTGGACGACCTCGTCACCTATAACGCCAAGGTGACAAAGATCGAGCAGGACGAGAAGCGCGTCACGGCCTATTACGAAGACAGCGAGAATCCCGGTACAATACAGCGGGCGAGCGGCGACTGGTGCGTATGTACGATTCCCCTGACGATCCTCAGTCAAATCGACATCAATGTCAGCGCCGAAATGCTCGCAGCGATCAAAGCTGTACCCTATGCATCATCCGTGAAGGTAGGCCTACAGTTCAAGCGTCGTTTTTGGGAGGAAGATGACCTGATTTTCGGGGGCGTGAGCTACACCAATCTGCCGATCCGGCAGATTTCTTATCCAAGCAGTGACTTCAATACGAAGGGAAAGGGCGTTCTGCTGGGCTGTTACACTTGGAATGGGCCGAATTCCTATGAGTTCACGTCAATGGCTCCCGAGGAACGCGTGAAGCGGGTTGTCGAATACGGTGCGCGGATCCATCCTCAATACAAAGAGGAGTTCGAAAATGGCGTTTCCTGGGCCTGGCATCGCTCCCCGTTTACACTTGGCTGCGCCGGGGACTGGACGGAAGACACCCGCAGGGAACACTTCAATAATCTTTGCAAGATCGACGGTCGCGTAGTAATCGCCGGCGAGCATGCATCCCAAGTCCCGGCCTGGATGGAGGGGGCGATTCTCTCCTCACTAGACGCAATCACAAGGCTTCATAAGCGCATCATGGCTGGCTGA
- a CDS encoding ATP-grasp domain-containing protein, producing MKGRTLILIEGSRANGPLYVQAAQRLGLHLITLSADPAQYDYLGANEVQTICVDTDDLDALIRECYQLSTTYEIAGITGFPSPSETVYATVARLCRHFTLPGPDPASIDRCCDKFVQRQVLAEYGVPVPAYRLATDAMEVECSAEKIGLPVILKPTAGLGGSGVRLCRDAKELAQHTSHLLDGDHPWQSSPKILVEEFAQGPYYGANTMGNQVIAIGTADFGPPPHFVFREYTFPAPLTETELQRIIDVSLSCLRALGLGWGPANIEFRWTNDGPVVIEVNPRLPTGEARLVQLAYGVDLITAHINLVIGQQICDLRAKHSHIAAVRSLLPEGDGILDWISGDNRAAAVPGVNEVKFYVTPKAQIVRRGDYLDSIGHVIACSSSRSQTEMMLERAVNLIRWSIAPFPSLCEPDEISTSISGAKEAPREG from the coding sequence ATGAAAGGAAGAACACTCATCTTAATTGAAGGTTCACGGGCTAATGGCCCGCTGTACGTCCAAGCGGCTCAGCGGCTTGGTCTCCATCTTATTACTCTGTCTGCAGATCCAGCTCAGTACGACTATCTTGGCGCGAACGAGGTTCAGACAATCTGTGTCGATACAGACGATCTCGATGCGTTAATCCGCGAATGCTACCAGTTAAGCACGACTTATGAGATTGCTGGCATTACCGGGTTTCCAAGCCCGAGCGAGACAGTCTATGCAACAGTTGCCCGACTCTGTCGACACTTCACTCTACCTGGACCGGACCCCGCATCGATTGATCGATGCTGCGACAAATTTGTGCAACGCCAAGTACTCGCGGAATACGGAGTTCCAGTACCTGCTTACCGCTTGGCAACAGATGCAATGGAGGTGGAATGCTCAGCGGAGAAGATTGGTCTGCCGGTGATACTAAAGCCAACCGCAGGCCTCGGCGGCAGCGGTGTCCGATTGTGCCGGGATGCCAAAGAGTTAGCTCAACATACGAGCCATCTGCTCGACGGAGATCACCCGTGGCAATCTTCGCCGAAGATACTCGTCGAAGAATTCGCACAAGGCCCGTACTACGGCGCTAATACAATGGGAAACCAAGTCATTGCAATTGGTACCGCTGACTTCGGCCCCCCGCCACATTTCGTCTTTCGTGAATACACCTTTCCTGCCCCGCTGACTGAAACCGAACTTCAACGCATCATCGATGTTTCACTTAGCTGCTTGCGAGCTCTCGGTCTTGGATGGGGACCGGCAAACATTGAATTCCGATGGACGAACGATGGCCCAGTTGTCATTGAAGTTAATCCCCGCCTTCCGACCGGGGAAGCTAGACTGGTTCAACTGGCGTACGGCGTTGATTTGATCACGGCGCACATCAATCTTGTCATCGGCCAACAAATTTGTGACTTGCGAGCAAAGCATTCGCACATAGCAGCAGTGAGGAGCCTGCTTCCGGAGGGCGATGGCATCCTCGATTGGATCAGTGGTGACAATCGCGCGGCTGCTGTACCGGGTGTCAACGAGGTCAAATTTTACGTTACACCAAAGGCACAAATCGTCAGAAGAGGTGATTATTTAGACTCGATTGGACATGTCATCGCATGTTCGTCAAGTCGTTCTCAGACAGAAATGATGCTGGAGCGTGCCGTTAATCTGATCAGGTGGTCAATCGCACCATTTCCGTCCCTTTGCGAACCGGACGAAATATCGACCTCAATCTCCGGGGCGAAGGAGGCGCCTCGCGAAGGATGA